The DNA window ATCGCCCTGCTCCTGTTTCGTCGGCATTCCGGTCGAGGGACCAGACCGCATCACGTCACAGATCACGAGCGGCGTCTCGCTCGTGGCGACCAGTCCGAAGGTCTCGGCCATCAGGTCGATGCCCGGCCCGGAGGTCGCGGTCATCGAGCGCGCGCCCGCCCGCGCCGCGCCGAGCGCCATGTTGATCGCGGCGAGCTCGTCCTCGGCCTGCATCACGTGGCCGCCGTAGCGTTCGAGCCGCCCCTTCAGGTACTCCATCACGTCGGTCGCGGGGGTGATGGGGTAGCCCGAGTAGAACCGACAGCCCGCGGCGATCGCGCCCATGCCGATGGCCTCGTCGCCGTTCAGCAGGACGTAGTCGTTGTCGGTTGTCTCGATGTCGTAGTCGAACCCGTCGTGGTCGAGCTCCTCGACGACGTGCTCCTCGCCGAGCCGGGCGGCCTGGCGGTTGTTCGCGACGATCGACTCCCCTTTGTCGCCGAAGCGCTTTTCGAGCGCCTCGTCGAGGTTCTCGATCGGGAAGTTCGCGACTTCACAGGCCGCCCCGAGCGCGACGATGTTCTGCATGAGCGCGCCGCCGGCGTCCTCGGCGAGGCGCTTCAGCGGGACGGGGAGCCCGATCATCCCTTCGGGAGCCTCGAAGTCCTCCATCATCGTGCGCTCGCCGTCGTAGATGATGACCGAGCCCTCGTGGAGTTCGTCCATGTTCTCCTCGACCGTGCGCTGGGTCAGCGCGATCAGGATGTCGAGCCGATCGACGACCGACTCGACGCGCTCGGTCGAACTCCGGACCTTGTAGGCGGTGTATCCTCCCCGGATCCGCGAGGCGAAGTCCTTGGAGGTGAAGACGTGTCGGCCCGCCCGCGAGAGCGCCTGCGCGAAGATCTTCCCCGTGGAGTTGATCCCGTCGCCGGCCTCCCCACCGATGGCCCAGTTCAAATCGTCTGGCATGTGCTGGGTCCGGGTATGCTATCTGCGGACGAAAAGGCTTCGGAACGACCGTCAACATTGTCGACGACAGTGTATCCGTATTCGCTTGCGAGTACCTGATTCCAGCCGATCGATCTCGTCACAGCCTCCGATGGGACTCCTCTCAACGGGTGTATCGAAGTCCCTTTGGCGGACCCACGCCCAGCGTCAGCATGGAAGCGACACGAACTCGCGTGCGCGACAACCGGGAGGTCGGCCCGGAAACCATCGCGCTCGACCTCGAAACCCCCGACGGATTCGACGCCAGGCCCGGCCAGTTCGTCAAGCTCTCGCTCGACGTCGATGGAGAACGCCGCTCGCGGTTTTACACGCTCTCTTCATCAACGGTAGATGATACGTTCGAAGTCACCGTCGGTGTCGACCCCGACGGCGAGGTCGCCCCCTACCTTGCGGAGCTCGAAGCCGGCGATTCGGTGACGATGGCGGGGCCGTTCGGCAGCGCACACTACGAGGACGAATCTCGGACGACGGTCCTCGCGGGCGGTCCGGGGGTCGGACCCGCGGTCGGAATCGCCGAGCGCACCCTCGACGACGGCGGCGAGACGGCGGTGGTCTACCGCGACGACGATCCCGTTCACGAGGACCGACTCGACGCGCTCCGCGAGGCCGGCGCGACCGTGCACGTCGTCGGTTCGGCCGCCGATCTGACCGACCCGACGGCGGACGCACTCGCCGGTGACGAGAACGAACAGGTGTTCGTCTACGGGTTCGCGGACTTCCTCGACGCCGCAACCGATGCGCTCGCAGCTGCCGGCGGCGATCCCGACAGGGCAAAGATCGAGAACTTCGGTTGAACCACCAGGTTTTTACTTCAGGGCATCGCGCGCTTCGCGCGCTCAACCCCTCGCAAAAACCTGGACGAAAAACATCCGCTCGCCCACTCCGTTCGCTCGCGGTAGAACTACTGGCGCTCTCCGCAACCGCCACCGCACAGCACCGCTGAAGCCCTCACTCGCTTCGCTCCTTCGCCCTTCATCCGCCAGGCGAGCAAAGCTCTCCTGAGCCTCGATTCACTCCGTTCGTCGAGACGCCAGGCCCGTACCACGACCGCCACTACCCCGCCCGACCACCGCTAAAACGAGTACCCGACGGATAGATGTCGCGTGAGCCCGACCCACACCCATGAGCCGACACCGGTCCGGATCGACGACTTCCCGCCGACGATACCTCGCGCTTGCGGCCGCGATCGGCGGGTCACTCGCCGGCTGTCTCGGTGGTGACGGCGGGGGCGACGACGAGGAGTCCGGAACGACGGGGACGAACGGGACGGGGACGGCCACCACCGATGGAGCCGAGACGACTATGGCCGACGAAGCCGGCACGAACACCGCAGCGGGAGCCGGGACGACCACCGCCACG is part of the Halococcus agarilyticus genome and encodes:
- a CDS encoding FAD-dependent oxidoreductase, with translation MEATRTRVRDNREVGPETIALDLETPDGFDARPGQFVKLSLDVDGERRSRFYTLSSSTVDDTFEVTVGVDPDGEVAPYLAELEAGDSVTMAGPFGSAHYEDESRTTVLAGGPGVGPAVGIAERTLDDGGETAVVYRDDDPVHEDRLDALREAGATVHVVGSAADLTDPTADALAGDENEQVFVYGFADFLDAATDALAAAGGDPDRAKIENFG
- a CDS encoding 2-oxoacid:acceptor oxidoreductase subunit alpha; protein product: MPDDLNWAIGGEAGDGINSTGKIFAQALSRAGRHVFTSKDFASRIRGGYTAYKVRSSTERVESVVDRLDILIALTQRTVEENMDELHEGSVIIYDGERTMMEDFEAPEGMIGLPVPLKRLAEDAGGALMQNIVALGAACEVANFPIENLDEALEKRFGDKGESIVANNRQAARLGEEHVVEELDHDGFDYDIETTDNDYVLLNGDEAIGMGAIAAGCRFYSGYPITPATDVMEYLKGRLERYGGHVMQAEDELAAINMALGAARAGARSMTATSGPGIDLMAETFGLVATSETPLVICDVMRSGPSTGMPTKQEQGDLDMLLYGGHGEIPRFVVAPTTVSECFHKTIEAFNLAEKYQTPVYLVGDLALAVTEQTFEPEEFDMDSVEIDRGKLVDENEIDSWLNDSDQFQPHFPAADGISPRTLPGTSGGAHMTTGLEHDELGRRTEEQEVRIEQVDKRNQKVETAQEEENWDYREFGDSDADTLVLSWGSNEGAMREAIGFLDEADIDVRFLSVPYMFPRPDLTEEIEAADEVIVVECNATGQFADVVEGDTLTRVKRINKYNGVRFKADELAERITEKLDATQEVPT